A portion of the Leptospira kobayashii genome contains these proteins:
- the queA gene encoding tRNA preQ1(34) S-adenosylmethionine ribosyltransferase-isomerase QueA produces the protein MDEFLKDYDFLLPESQIAKYPAENRDESRLLVLNREKDTITEHSRFKEIADYFIEGDVLVYNETKVSKRRVYLSARSGRIHESVFLETRDPDSKEWICILKNRKKLKLGDALHPEGYEDIRFRYQGDSADLSILVADKSLDDSDFSQWGNIPIPPYLKRKAEKSDEDRYQTIFATNPGSVAAPTAGLHFSEKLRQMLEVKGIIFVPIILQIGYGTFQPLQEEQLLKKKLHTESYELSEATAKILNEARAEKRRVISIGTTTLRVLESVFDFKSQIYKAGKGETDIFLSPGDQIHSSQGLVTNFHLPKSSLLLLVNCFGGNNLVMRSYRYALERNFRFYSYGDAMFLF, from the coding sequence ATGGATGAATTTCTCAAAGACTATGACTTCCTTTTGCCTGAATCGCAGATTGCGAAGTACCCCGCAGAGAATAGGGATGAGTCCCGGCTTCTCGTTTTGAACAGGGAAAAGGATACGATTACAGAACATTCCCGATTTAAAGAAATCGCGGATTATTTTATAGAAGGAGATGTTTTGGTTTATAACGAAACCAAAGTTTCCAAAAGAAGAGTTTATCTTTCTGCCCGATCCGGCCGTATACATGAGTCCGTCTTTTTGGAAACCAGAGATCCTGACTCCAAAGAATGGATTTGCATTTTAAAAAATAGAAAGAAATTAAAGTTAGGTGATGCCCTTCACCCCGAAGGTTATGAGGATATCCGATTCCGATACCAGGGCGATTCCGCAGATCTTTCCATTTTAGTTGCGGACAAATCCCTGGATGACTCCGATTTTTCCCAGTGGGGAAATATTCCTATTCCTCCATATTTGAAAAGAAAAGCGGAGAAATCGGATGAGGATCGTTATCAAACCATTTTTGCAACTAATCCCGGTTCAGTTGCGGCACCTACTGCGGGTTTGCATTTCTCGGAAAAACTTCGTCAGATGTTGGAAGTGAAAGGAATTATTTTTGTCCCCATAATTTTACAAATCGGTTACGGAACCTTTCAACCTTTGCAGGAAGAACAATTGCTTAAAAAAAAATTACACACGGAATCGTACGAATTGTCCGAAGCGACAGCAAAAATTTTGAATGAAGCTCGAGCAGAAAAAAGAAGAGTGATCTCTATTGGAACTACCACACTTAGGGTATTGGAATCTGTTTTTGATTTTAAGTCTCAAATATATAAGGCAGGAAAAGGAGAAACTGACATATTTTTGTCACCGGGAGATCAAATCCATTCTTCCCAAGGACTTGTCACAAATTTTCATCTTCCGAAATCCAGCTTGCTCTTACTTGTTAATTGTTTTGGAGGAAACAATTTAGTTATGCGATCTTATCGTTATGCTTTGGAAAGAAATTTCCGATTTTATTCTTATGGAGACGCAATGTTCCTGTTTTGA
- a CDS encoding FlgO family outer membrane protein — protein MPFKFFIFCLLAFVLSCSFDDRESRPQKLTPPLEQLANSLSEKGLTFNKQRLIVLTFTGTDGGKNQYGPLLSEKLTTELVKKDRFHILDRMVHERALKEKGLSLETNGDMATLRKIGEELKVDILVTGIVSAYQDGLFVNTRLIEIKSGLILKAEEVFVPIDL, from the coding sequence TTGCCTTTTAAATTTTTTATTTTTTGCCTACTCGCTTTTGTTCTTTCCTGTAGTTTTGATGACCGAGAGTCCCGTCCTCAGAAACTCACACCCCCCTTGGAACAACTTGCCAATTCCCTTTCCGAAAAAGGGCTGACGTTTAACAAACAAAGACTGATCGTTCTTACCTTTACCGGGACGGACGGCGGAAAAAACCAATACGGTCCTCTTCTTTCGGAAAAACTGACCACCGAACTGGTAAAAAAGGATAGATTCCATATCTTGGACAGGATGGTTCACGAAAGGGCTCTCAAGGAAAAGGGTCTTAGTCTGGAAACCAACGGAGATATGGCCACCTTGCGGAAGATAGGTGAAGAATTGAAGGTGGATATTCTGGTAACCGGGATTGTCAGTGCTTACCAAGACGGGCTTTTTGTGAATACCCGGTTGATTGAGATCAAATCCGGACTGATCCTGAAAGCAGAGGAAGTTTTTGTTCCGATAGACCTCTGA
- a CDS encoding LamG-like jellyroll fold domain-containing protein, whose protein sequence is MKSKASSYLVFIGFFYSCIPVLDRSPLEVLSYLRLGPKESTATSVYSIGGVVSGLDSDTSITLTNAGETVTVHSDQNFSFTTKLKTAANYSVDMTVNSTSGLNCSIAGNTGTVQTSDITNISVTCGWGPDYYEVGVNITGLAGTLQVRNNATNTKTITAAGLNKFTARIKTGNAYNVSILTQPVGQHCSFEDYTLTIGTMPSANVTIFINCQTGYLLAGALHSVASSDLGTLFQGRLAFVRTVAGSFPTNVGGPGPASTARFSDPTGITTDGSYIYVADYSNHLIRKISISTGAVSTVAGGNTGGGVTCPGVTTTNCLDGVGTAARFYNPIGLTTDGTNLYVNDYLGHRVRKILLSTGSVSTIAGTGNVGSADGSGTAASFNFPTALAIYNNSLYIIDRTNFIIRRMDLATTIVTTIAGSAGISSHQDDVIGTNARFISPTSVAAFNGYLYVSDIGGHRIRRVELSSGNYGVTTIAGSGVGATKDGIGTAAQFFDPTGIVTDGTNLFIAEFSGRTIRHLRLSDNKVTTVAGNIAGGYADNTGTNGLMNEIGYITTDGVNVYITDQTNGSIRRLEPSLLSRYTFDGNANDSIGTNHGTLVNAPPLVSDENGNTAGAYDLNGTSQYVNTSSLATTDTTNLTISAWVFHRGSPSVQFVFYNGTGNTNGYGLTINPTTNTVSVSLGAVGSSSGTAQGVPLHTWTHLALVRSGVNWEIYINGKAQGIVYSANPIALTGSFKVGDSGGGYYFNGRVSDVRFFKGALDLSSIQKLATQVPSGLVAYYPFTSTLNDLSGNENHLSLSAGATAYVNDRFGQTNSALSLNGASHFEKTTPVGIPAGSSSRTNCAWTKTNSTAAQNILSYGAATTDNANGIFVNGTNILNYGLADDLFGEHNNILNRWVHICGTYDGTTASIYSNGMLIASSAKPLWSTSVSTVLRIGTRVDILEHFSGFLDDIRIYNRVLSSNEIRAMSGYYPGQVSGLQLHLQADSFSAGPVTSWVDTSPNNISGNGGNALTSFVGTFNWIANGINSKPAVQFTGTPGEYLSKTTAPYYGLNTDDFSFFIVQTRAATTGTQTAVNLGPAIGGKQFYFDDPTGVSCNTGVPVGSTFALHNAGTACLARSNTGFSALGQGRIFSMHYDSVSAIAGPFYWDTTGAEGLTIPPLATFTPPSAGALNGIYVGSLPAGVQPYNGNIAEVLYFNRVLTATERNQVQCYLSAKYNIRVANNCP, encoded by the coding sequence ATGAAATCCAAAGCCTCTTCCTATCTGGTTTTCATTGGTTTTTTTTACTCCTGTATTCCTGTACTCGATCGCAGCCCTTTGGAAGTTTTAAGTTACCTGCGCCTCGGTCCGAAAGAATCCACAGCAACTTCCGTTTATTCGATCGGTGGGGTTGTTTCCGGATTGGACTCCGATACAAGCATTACTTTAACAAATGCAGGTGAAACCGTTACGGTTCACTCCGATCAAAATTTTTCTTTTACTACAAAATTAAAAACTGCCGCGAATTATTCCGTGGATATGACAGTGAATTCCACATCCGGACTTAATTGTTCCATTGCCGGCAATACAGGAACAGTACAAACTTCCGATATCACAAATATCAGCGTCACTTGCGGCTGGGGTCCCGATTATTATGAAGTGGGTGTGAATATTACCGGTTTAGCCGGAACCTTGCAAGTCCGAAATAATGCTACTAATACGAAGACAATTACCGCTGCAGGGCTTAATAAATTCACTGCCAGAATCAAAACAGGGAATGCATATAATGTTTCGATTCTAACTCAACCAGTGGGACAACATTGTTCCTTTGAAGATTATACCCTTACCATCGGAACCATGCCAAGTGCCAATGTTACTATCTTTATCAACTGTCAGACGGGTTACTTGTTGGCAGGAGCCTTGCACAGCGTTGCCAGTTCGGACTTGGGAACTTTGTTTCAAGGAAGACTCGCTTTCGTTCGCACTGTGGCCGGTTCTTTTCCTACAAATGTGGGTGGCCCGGGACCTGCTTCCACTGCCAGATTCTCCGATCCCACAGGAATCACGACGGACGGAAGTTATATCTATGTCGCGGATTATTCCAATCATCTCATTCGCAAAATCAGTATTTCAACGGGAGCGGTTTCCACTGTAGCAGGGGGAAATACGGGAGGAGGCGTCACTTGTCCCGGAGTTACCACCACCAATTGTTTGGACGGTGTAGGAACTGCTGCCAGATTTTATAATCCGATCGGACTTACGACCGACGGTACAAATCTTTATGTGAATGATTATTTGGGACATCGCGTTCGTAAGATTTTACTTTCGACCGGCAGCGTGAGCACAATCGCAGGAACAGGAAATGTCGGATCCGCCGACGGATCGGGCACTGCCGCTAGTTTTAATTTTCCTACTGCTCTCGCCATCTATAACAATAGTTTGTATATTATAGACAGAACGAATTTCATCATTCGAAGAATGGATCTTGCTACAACGATTGTAACTACAATTGCAGGTTCTGCAGGAATCTCCAGTCACCAAGATGATGTGATCGGGACAAATGCAAGATTTATAAGTCCTACAAGTGTTGCTGCATTCAACGGATATTTGTATGTTTCGGATATAGGCGGACATAGAATCCGACGGGTGGAACTTTCTTCGGGCAATTATGGCGTCACAACCATTGCCGGGAGCGGAGTAGGTGCCACTAAAGACGGAATAGGAACCGCCGCACAATTTTTCGATCCGACAGGGATCGTTACGGACGGAACCAATTTATTCATCGCTGAGTTTTCCGGTCGTACGATCAGGCATTTACGTTTATCGGATAATAAAGTGACTACAGTGGCAGGAAACATAGCTGGTGGTTATGCGGACAATACCGGCACAAACGGACTCATGAACGAGATCGGTTATATAACAACCGACGGTGTGAATGTTTATATTACCGATCAAACGAACGGATCCATCCGTCGTTTGGAACCTTCATTACTTTCCAGATATACTTTTGACGGAAATGCAAATGATAGCATCGGTACAAATCACGGAACACTTGTTAATGCCCCTCCTCTTGTTTCCGATGAAAATGGAAATACTGCTGGTGCTTATGATTTGAACGGAACTTCGCAATATGTCAATACATCTTCGCTAGCAACAACAGACACAACCAATCTTACGATTTCGGCTTGGGTATTTCATAGAGGTTCTCCATCCGTTCAATTTGTATTTTACAATGGAACGGGAAATACGAACGGCTACGGACTTACCATCAATCCGACAACTAATACTGTTTCCGTTTCGTTAGGTGCGGTCGGGTCAAGCTCCGGTACGGCGCAAGGAGTTCCTTTGCACACCTGGACTCATTTGGCTTTGGTTCGTAGTGGCGTTAACTGGGAAATTTATATCAACGGTAAAGCACAAGGAATCGTTTATTCCGCGAATCCCATTGCGCTTACGGGAAGTTTCAAAGTCGGGGATAGTGGTGGCGGATATTACTTCAACGGTAGAGTTTCAGATGTTCGATTTTTCAAAGGAGCTTTGGATCTTTCTTCCATTCAAAAACTAGCGACCCAGGTGCCTTCGGGACTAGTTGCCTACTATCCGTTTACATCTACACTAAACGACTTGAGCGGAAATGAAAATCATCTGAGTCTAAGTGCAGGTGCTACTGCATATGTGAATGATCGTTTTGGTCAAACCAATTCGGCGCTCAGTTTGAATGGCGCTTCCCATTTTGAAAAGACAACCCCCGTGGGAATTCCTGCGGGTAGTTCGTCCAGAACCAATTGTGCCTGGACAAAAACAAATTCCACTGCGGCGCAGAACATACTAAGTTACGGAGCCGCCACTACGGACAATGCAAACGGTATTTTCGTAAATGGGACAAATATATTAAACTACGGTTTGGCGGACGATTTGTTCGGGGAACACAATAATATCTTGAATAGATGGGTTCATATTTGCGGGACCTATGACGGAACAACCGCTTCCATCTATTCCAATGGGATGTTAATTGCTTCTTCGGCCAAACCATTATGGTCTACCAGCGTTTCCACAGTTTTACGAATTGGGACCAGAGTAGATATATTGGAACACTTCTCAGGGTTCCTTGACGATATTCGAATTTACAATCGGGTTTTATCCTCAAATGAAATCCGGGCGATGAGCGGATATTATCCGGGGCAAGTTTCGGGGCTTCAGCTCCACTTGCAGGCGGATTCTTTCAGTGCAGGGCCTGTCACTTCCTGGGTGGATACCAGTCCGAATAATATTTCCGGGAACGGGGGAAATGCGCTTACTTCCTTTGTGGGAACATTCAACTGGATTGCAAATGGAATCAATTCCAAACCGGCAGTTCAATTTACGGGAACTCCCGGAGAATATCTTTCCAAAACAACAGCGCCTTATTACGGTTTAAATACGGATGATTTTTCTTTTTTCATCGTTCAAACGAGAGCGGCAACTACAGGAACACAAACAGCCGTTAACTTGGGGCCAGCGATCGGAGGAAAACAATTTTACTTCGATGACCCGACCGGGGTCAGTTGTAACACAGGCGTTCCCGTCGGCTCTACTTTTGCACTTCATAATGCAGGAACCGCTTGTCTTGCAAGAAGTAATACCGGCTTTAGCGCTCTGGGACAAGGCAGAATTTTTTCCATGCATTACGACTCGGTCTCCGCTATTGCCGGTCCGTTTTATTGGGACACTACAGGCGCAGAAGGACTTACGATTCCGCCACTTGCGACTTTTACTCCTCCGAGCGCGGGAGCATTGAATGGAATTTATGTGGGAAGTTTGCCTGCAGGAGTTCAGCCATATAACGGAAATATTGCGGAAGTTTTATATTTTAATCGTGTGTTGACCGCCACCGAGAGAAACCAAGTCCAATGTTATCTGAGTGCAAAGTATAACATACGTGTGGCGAATAATTGCCCGTAA
- a CDS encoding class I SAM-dependent methyltransferase, producing MKSFLKKTKSGLGKNGKEFDETYWSEIYGNGLDVDGSYNAKQHAQYLHTLFQLMEIPVYKIADFGFGKAILLREFVRSFAPVKVFAVDASKDAYEDLLKKDWVKKSDKFHIYHSPLESFHLAKLEREPVELGICNSVIQYLPDSVLDQLLEKLAKYCNYLYFTVPTKEDYAVMKKEMNFVDPYAYQRSAKQYRKLLSRDFEIVSYNLLQSKWLGEKGFKEEVFRI from the coding sequence ATGAAATCCTTTTTAAAAAAAACAAAATCGGGCCTTGGAAAGAACGGAAAAGAATTCGATGAAACCTATTGGTCCGAGATATACGGGAACGGACTGGATGTAGACGGATCGTATAACGCCAAACAACATGCTCAGTATTTACATACTTTATTTCAATTGATGGAAATACCCGTTTATAAAATCGCAGACTTCGGGTTTGGTAAGGCGATTTTGTTGCGGGAATTCGTTCGTAGTTTTGCGCCTGTTAAAGTATTTGCGGTGGATGCATCAAAGGATGCTTATGAGGATCTTTTGAAAAAAGACTGGGTGAAAAAATCGGACAAATTTCATATATATCATTCTCCTTTGGAATCTTTCCATTTGGCAAAATTGGAAAGAGAACCCGTAGAGCTTGGGATTTGCAATTCGGTGATTCAGTATCTTCCCGATTCCGTATTGGATCAGTTGTTGGAAAAGCTGGCTAAGTATTGCAATTATCTTTATTTTACGGTTCCTACAAAAGAAGATTATGCTGTGATGAAAAAAGAAATGAACTTTGTTGATCCTTACGCTTATCAGAGATCCGCAAAACAATATCGCAAACTATTATCCCGTGATTTCGAAATCGTTAGCTATAATCTTTTACAAAGCAAATGGTTGGGTGAAAAAGGTTTCAAAGAAGAAGTATTTCGGATTTGA
- a CDS encoding aconitate hydratase yields the protein MAFDIEMIQARYSKMDAAISAARKIVGRPLTLTEKILYSHLWDGNPKQAFERGKDYVDFAPDRVAMQDATAQMALLQFMQAGRKKVAVPSTVHCDHLITAKEESGVDLKFAVNENKEVYDFLSSVTNKYGIGFWKPGAGIIHQVVLENYAFPGGMMIGTDSHTVNAGGLGMVAIGVGGADACDVMAGLAWELKWPKAIGIKLTGKLNGWTSAKDVILKVAGILTVKGGTGAIVEYFGPGAESLSCTGKGTICNMGAEIGATTSTFAYDASMERYLRSTNRADVADLANKYKEHLTADKEVYADPSKYFDQVIEIDLNTLEPYVNGPFTPDLATPISKLKEEAEKNGWPLKVEVGLIGSCTNSSYEDISRAASLAKQVAAKGLKTKAEFTITPGSELVRFTIERDGFIDTFHKIGAKVFSNACGPCIGMWSRVGAEKKEKNTIVHSFNRNFQSRQDGNPNTYAFVASPELTTALAIAGTLAFNPLTDTLVNEKGETVKLDAPTGEELPSKGFAVEDAGFVAPAADGSGVQVIVDPASTRLQLLAPFLAWDGKDLKGLKLLIKAKGKCTTDHISMAGPWLKFRGHLDNISNNLLIGATNFFNGKINEVKNQLTGNFEPVPQTQRAYKAAGVGSIVVGDENYGEGSSREHAAMEPRHLGVRAVLVKSFARIHETNLKKQGMLALTFANKEDYDKIQEDDSIDINGLTSFAEGKPLTLSLNHKDGSKEEITVNHTYNSQQIDWFKAGAALNLMKA from the coding sequence ATGGCATTCGATATAGAAATGATCCAGGCTCGCTACTCCAAAATGGACGCGGCAATTTCCGCGGCTAGAAAGATAGTAGGCCGACCACTTACACTGACTGAGAAAATTCTTTATTCCCACCTTTGGGATGGTAATCCAAAACAAGCATTCGAACGAGGCAAAGATTATGTCGACTTCGCACCAGATCGTGTTGCAATGCAAGATGCTACGGCACAGATGGCTTTATTGCAATTTATGCAAGCCGGTCGTAAAAAAGTAGCCGTTCCTTCGACGGTTCACTGTGACCATTTAATCACTGCTAAAGAAGAGTCCGGAGTGGACTTGAAATTTGCTGTGAATGAAAACAAAGAAGTTTATGATTTTTTATCTTCCGTAACGAATAAATACGGCATCGGTTTCTGGAAACCGGGCGCAGGTATCATCCACCAAGTAGTATTGGAAAATTACGCATTCCCGGGCGGAATGATGATCGGAACCGACTCGCACACAGTGAACGCAGGTGGACTCGGGATGGTTGCCATCGGAGTCGGAGGAGCTGACGCTTGTGATGTGATGGCCGGACTTGCTTGGGAATTGAAATGGCCTAAAGCGATCGGTATCAAACTTACGGGCAAATTGAACGGTTGGACTTCCGCTAAAGACGTAATTTTAAAAGTGGCCGGTATCTTGACCGTAAAAGGCGGAACAGGTGCCATCGTCGAATATTTCGGTCCTGGTGCCGAGTCCCTTTCTTGTACCGGAAAAGGTACGATTTGTAACATGGGTGCGGAGATCGGAGCAACTACTTCCACTTTTGCTTATGACGCTTCCATGGAACGTTATCTTCGTTCAACTAACAGAGCGGATGTTGCCGACCTCGCCAACAAATACAAAGAACATCTGACTGCCGACAAGGAAGTGTATGCTGATCCGAGCAAGTATTTCGACCAAGTGATCGAAATCGATCTGAACACTCTAGAGCCTTATGTGAATGGTCCGTTCACTCCGGATCTTGCGACTCCTATTTCCAAATTGAAAGAAGAAGCGGAAAAGAACGGCTGGCCTCTGAAAGTGGAAGTAGGTCTCATCGGTTCTTGTACAAATTCATCTTACGAAGACATTTCCCGTGCTGCATCCCTTGCGAAACAAGTAGCGGCAAAAGGTTTGAAAACAAAGGCTGAATTTACTATCACTCCGGGATCGGAACTTGTAAGGTTTACGATTGAAAGGGACGGTTTTATCGATACCTTCCATAAAATCGGAGCGAAGGTTTTCTCCAATGCATGCGGGCCTTGTATCGGTATGTGGTCTCGTGTAGGTGCGGAAAAAAAAGAAAAGAACACTATTGTTCACTCTTTCAACCGTAACTTTCAATCCCGACAGGACGGAAACCCGAATACATACGCATTTGTAGCTTCTCCGGAACTTACGACGGCACTTGCCATTGCGGGGACCTTGGCATTCAATCCTTTGACTGATACCCTTGTGAATGAAAAAGGGGAAACTGTAAAACTGGATGCTCCTACCGGCGAAGAACTACCTAGCAAAGGTTTTGCGGTAGAGGACGCGGGATTTGTCGCTCCTGCTGCAGACGGATCTGGAGTACAAGTGATCGTTGATCCGGCTTCCACCAGATTGCAATTGCTCGCACCTTTTCTTGCTTGGGATGGAAAAGATCTCAAAGGTCTGAAATTACTCATCAAAGCCAAAGGAAAATGTACAACGGATCATATCTCAATGGCGGGTCCTTGGCTTAAGTTCAGAGGGCATTTGGATAATATCTCCAACAACCTGCTTATCGGAGCGACCAACTTCTTCAACGGTAAAATCAACGAAGTCAAAAACCAACTAACAGGAAATTTCGAACCGGTGCCTCAAACTCAAAGAGCTTATAAGGCGGCTGGAGTAGGTTCCATTGTTGTAGGGGATGAAAATTACGGAGAAGGTTCTTCGAGAGAACATGCCGCAATGGAGCCCAGACATCTTGGTGTAAGAGCGGTTCTTGTAAAATCGTTTGCCCGGATTCACGAGACAAACCTGAAAAAACAAGGGATGCTTGCGCTTACTTTTGCAAATAAAGAGGACTACGATAAGATCCAGGAAGATGATTCGATTGACATCAACGGACTTACTTCGTTCGCAGAAGGCAAACCGCTCACACTTTCCTTGAACCACAAAGACGGTTCCAAGGAAGAGATCACAGTGAACCATACTTACAATTCGCAACAGATTGATTGGTTCAAAGCCGGAGCTGCCCTCAATTTGATGAAAGCTTAA
- a CDS encoding metallophosphoesterase yields MSRFLIFISIFTFILGIGYSYTGVRLVQGLGITGWNLALFWILIVSLVAIIPISYFFSQTVNREKYQSILSYIAFTSLGFFTILFSLVLLKDITTFGIYILNPIVGFISPDFSFTDTFSFLPKWSYTNYAFALGTIGAAGTLTGVGFFQAHHRLKTIQVDIPVSDLHPDLDGFTIVQISDIHIGPTIKGKFLTHVVERVNRLNPDFVAITGDLVDGSVASLKGHILPLKDLKSTYGSYFITGNHEYYSGVLAWIKEVEKLGINVLLNENQVIKHKTATLTIAGVTDLKAGSILPEHKTDPGKAIKGGEGSDFKVLLAHQPDSIKEASGYEYDLQLSGHTHGGQYFPGNIVIYLAQKFVAGLHRYKEMWLYVSRGTGYWGPPLRLGAPSEITKLTLRKV; encoded by the coding sequence ATGTCCCGTTTTCTTATCTTTATTTCGATTTTTACATTCATTTTGGGAATTGGTTACTCTTATACGGGAGTACGTTTGGTTCAGGGTTTGGGCATAACAGGCTGGAATCTCGCTTTGTTTTGGATACTTATTGTGTCACTTGTAGCGATCATTCCTATTTCTTATTTTTTCAGCCAGACGGTAAATCGGGAAAAATACCAATCCATTTTATCCTACATCGCATTTACCAGTTTGGGATTTTTTACCATTCTCTTTTCATTGGTTCTTTTAAAAGATATCACTACTTTCGGTATTTATATTCTAAATCCGATTGTCGGTTTCATATCCCCCGATTTTTCCTTTACGGATACTTTCTCATTTTTGCCTAAGTGGAGTTATACGAACTATGCGTTTGCATTGGGAACTATTGGTGCGGCCGGAACATTGACAGGTGTAGGTTTTTTTCAGGCACATCACAGACTAAAAACGATCCAAGTAGACATTCCCGTATCAGATCTTCATCCTGACTTGGACGGATTTACCATTGTACAAATCTCCGATATCCATATCGGACCTACGATCAAAGGAAAATTTCTCACGCATGTAGTGGAGAGAGTCAATCGTTTGAATCCTGATTTTGTCGCGATCACGGGAGATTTGGTAGACGGAAGTGTTGCGAGCTTAAAAGGTCATATTCTTCCTCTTAAGGATTTAAAATCAACTTACGGTAGTTACTTTATCACAGGTAATCATGAATACTATTCCGGAGTTCTTGCTTGGATCAAGGAAGTGGAAAAGTTGGGAATCAATGTTTTGCTCAATGAAAACCAGGTGATCAAACATAAAACCGCAACTCTTACGATCGCAGGTGTTACGGATCTGAAAGCGGGTAGTATTTTACCAGAACACAAGACAGATCCCGGCAAAGCCATCAAAGGAGGCGAAGGTTCCGATTTCAAAGTTTTATTGGCTCATCAACCGGATAGTATAAAAGAAGCTTCCGGTTATGAATATGATCTCCAGTTGTCAGGTCATACACACGGAGGACAGTATTTCCCCGGAAATATAGTAATCTATCTGGCTCAGAAATTTGTGGCGGGGCTTCATCGTTATAAAGAGATGTGGTTATATGTTAGTCGGGGAACCGGTTATTGGGGTCCACCGCTTCGTTTGGGAGCACCTTCTGAGATTACAAAATTGACTTTGCGCAAAGTATAG
- a CDS encoding glycosyltransferase family 87 protein — protein sequence MLKTVWNSEAIGKFVFISFLLFFLISGVTRNKQKSDFLDYYHASQRWGTGENLYKFDTITKLTEKLKDWQEIFLPENAALLDSLQNQTGTYIYPPLFSFLLIPFGKLDPSFASGLHSILNWFCLVGIFYILSKIRFFENQSKISPWIYVLTILANFRYLESHVQNNQVGLLLIFLVLSALVSKNDLLSGVLLALATVIKVTPIVFIVIFIYEKRFKAVLYFLAGLIFWNAIPLLYRFDYTIVMTKEWFTQVLGQALSNPLARSWKNNQSLSSTLAKYFYHGADFVNQPLYRLPFVDLSLNTIKWIQNGIIVLFGLPILYLLKKPNLKWHLTSLLFLASCLFSGISWVHSFVICIFPIYFLILHKENHKWTRAEKNWFLITIALVLLTHRSFVGGLVENIFLMYSILFYLGASLYLFIISVSLRNYESRN from the coding sequence ATGTTGAAGACAGTCTGGAACTCCGAAGCCATTGGGAAATTTGTTTTTATAAGTTTTCTATTATTTTTCCTAATCAGCGGTGTTACCCGTAACAAACAAAAATCGGATTTTCTGGATTATTACCACGCAAGCCAAAGATGGGGAACTGGCGAAAACCTATATAAATTCGATACCATTACCAAACTGACGGAAAAATTAAAAGATTGGCAGGAAATTTTTTTGCCGGAGAACGCGGCACTTTTGGATTCGCTGCAAAACCAAACGGGGACTTATATCTACCCTCCTCTTTTTTCCTTTCTACTGATCCCTTTCGGAAAATTGGATCCATCGTTTGCTTCCGGGCTTCATTCCATTCTGAATTGGTTCTGTCTCGTAGGGATATTTTACATTCTCTCCAAAATTCGATTTTTTGAAAATCAATCGAAAATCAGTCCATGGATATATGTTCTGACAATTTTAGCTAACTTTCGTTATCTGGAGAGTCATGTTCAAAACAACCAGGTGGGATTACTACTTATTTTCCTGGTTTTATCGGCACTGGTAAGTAAAAACGATCTGTTGTCAGGGGTATTACTTGCACTTGCAACAGTGATCAAGGTAACTCCCATCGTTTTTATAGTGATCTTTATCTATGAAAAAAGATTCAAAGCCGTTCTGTATTTTTTAGCGGGACTTATTTTCTGGAATGCGATTCCCCTTCTCTACCGTTTCGATTATACGATCGTAATGACAAAGGAATGGTTCACACAAGTTTTGGGCCAAGCACTCTCAAATCCTCTGGCAAGATCTTGGAAAAACAACCAAAGTCTGTCTTCCACTTTGGCAAAATATTTTTATCACGGTGCCGATTTTGTCAACCAACCTCTCTATAGACTCCCCTTTGTGGATCTATCTTTAAATACGATCAAATGGATACAAAACGGAATCATTGTCCTATTCGGATTACCAATATTGTACTTATTGAAAAAACCGAACTTAAAGTGGCACTTAACTTCGCTTTTGTTTTTAGCATCCTGTTTGTTCAGCGGAATCAGTTGGGTTCATAGTTTCGTGATTTGTATCTTTCCCATTTATTTTTTGATTTTGCATAAAGAGAATCATAAGTGGACTAGAGCGGAAAAAAATTGGTTTTTGATTACAATTGCGCTTGTACTTCTCACTCACAGATCCTTTGTGGGAGGACTCGTGGAAAATATATTTCTGATGTATTCCATTCTATTCTACTTAGGCGCAAGCCTTTATCTCTTTATCATATCCGTATCATTAAGGAATTATGAATCTAGGAATTGA